Proteins co-encoded in one Acidobacteriota bacterium genomic window:
- a CDS encoding VOC family protein produces the protein MNTLKAHLALNVKDVETSIEFYKKMLGIEPSKVRTGYAKFDVQKPPLNLTLNQNVFSGHGALSHLGIQVAATEDVIALREQWKERGLEPREEMQTTCCYALQDKAWVNDPDGNEWEVFTVLEDNLPEARSNDATCCTPTFVGIGGKNEVQTSCC, from the coding sequence ATAAATACACTAAAAGCACATTTGGCATTGAACGTTAAGGATGTTGAGACGAGCATTGAGTTTTACAAGAAGATGCTGGGGATCGAGCCGAGCAAGGTTCGAACGGGCTATGCGAAGTTTGATGTGCAGAAGCCGCCGTTGAATCTGACACTGAATCAGAACGTTTTCAGCGGACACGGGGCTTTGTCGCATTTGGGAATTCAGGTTGCGGCGACCGAAGATGTGATCGCCCTGCGTGAACAATGGAAAGAACGCGGCCTCGAGCCTCGCGAAGAGATGCAGACAACGTGCTGCTATGCCTTGCAGGATAAAGCCTGGGTCAACGACCCAGACGGAAACGAATGGGAAGTTTTCACCGTGCTCGAGGACAATCTCCCCGAGGCAAGAAGCAACGATGCTACGTGCTGCACGCCAACTTTTGTCGGCATCGGCGGAAAAAATGAAGTCCAGACATCTTGCTGCTGA
- a CDS encoding metalloregulator ArsR/SmtB family transcription factor, translating to MDTADKFKLEEFFAALADRTRLRLLNLMRDGEVCVCFFAETLGTNNPKISRHLAYLKRVNLVTARRDGKWMHYSLNRPTEPSAVKMFDSLLETLQADQEMRADIANLSNVCCTPKFVSIASRSATAVER from the coding sequence GTGGACACTGCTGATAAGTTCAAATTAGAAGAGTTTTTCGCCGCCCTAGCCGACCGCACGCGTCTCCGGTTGCTTAACCTGATGCGAGACGGCGAGGTCTGCGTTTGCTTTTTCGCAGAAACCCTCGGCACCAACAACCCAAAGATCTCACGCCATCTCGCCTATCTAAAACGAGTTAACCTCGTAACCGCCCGTCGCGACGGCAAATGGATGCATTACAGCCTTAACCGGCCGACGGAGCCTTCCGCCGTCAAGATGTTCGATTCCCTTCTCGAGACGTTACAGGCTGACCAGGAAATGCGAGCGGACATCGCGAATCTGTCAAATGTTTGCTGTACCCCGAAATTTGTGTCGATCGCTAGCCGATCAGCAACCGCGGTTGAACGGTGA
- a CDS encoding sigma-70 family RNA polymerase sigma factor produces the protein MEALKAVTEIDGAELVRRARAGDGAAWEDIVSSFSRRIFNLAYRFTSNIDAAEDLTQDVFIRVYRSLDQYDPKQGDLANWLMRLARNLIIDDYRHRQRNPQNTMADAVDDHQYHLRAAGTSAHKDMERKELASQVQEGIDKLPEDLKTCVILRDIEELTYQEIVDVLRIPEGTVKSRINRGRIELAKILRRMRVVTI, from the coding sequence TTGGAAGCATTAAAGGCTGTGACCGAAATTGATGGAGCGGAACTCGTCAGGCGTGCCCGAGCAGGGGACGGCGCGGCTTGGGAGGACATTGTCTCTTCGTTTTCGCGACGAATTTTCAATCTTGCTTACCGTTTTACCTCCAACATCGACGCCGCCGAAGATCTGACGCAGGATGTTTTCATTCGGGTCTATCGCTCGCTCGATCAATACGATCCTAAACAGGGCGATCTGGCGAATTGGCTGATGCGGCTAGCCCGCAATTTGATAATTGACGATTACCGCCATCGGCAGCGTAACCCGCAAAATACGATGGCAGACGCGGTGGACGACCACCAATACCACCTTCGTGCCGCCGGAACATCGGCCCACAAGGACATGGAACGCAAAGAACTCGCGAGCCAGGTCCAGGAAGGAATTGACAAATTACCCGAGGATCTCAAAACGTGCGTGATCCTGCGTGACATCGAGGAGCTGACCTATCAGGAGATCGTCGATGTACTAAGAATTCCCGAGGGAACTGTAAAATCACGCATCAACCGCGGCCGCATTGAGCTGGCGAAGATCTTGAGAAGAATGAGAGTGGTAACGATTTAG